One stretch of Prionailurus viverrinus isolate Anna chromosome C1, UM_Priviv_1.0, whole genome shotgun sequence DNA includes these proteins:
- the GPBP1L1 gene encoding vasculin-like protein 1 isoform X3 — MAQHDFVPAWLNFSTPQSAKSPTATFEKHGEHLPRGDRRFGVSRRRHNSSDGFFNNGPLRTTGDSWHQPSLFRHDSVDSGVSKGTYAGITGNLSGWHGSSRGHDGMSQRSGGGTGNHRHWNGSFHSRKGCAFQEKPPTEIREEKKEDKVEKLQFEEEDFPSLNPEAGKQNQPCRPIGTPSGVWENPPSAKQPSKMLVIKKVSKEDPSAAFSAAFTSPGSHHANGNKSSTMVPSVYKNLVPKPAPPPSKPSAWKANRMEHKSGSLSSSRESAFTSPISVTKPVVLAGGAVLSSPKESPSSTTPPIEISSSRLTKLTRRTTDRKSEFLKTLKDDRNGDFSENRDCDKLEDLEDNSTPEPKENGEEGCHQNGLSLPVEEEGEVLSHSLEAEHSPCALERATVEIPHLIQAPKLP; from the exons TCACCTACAGCCACCTTCGAAAAACACGGAGAACACCTACCCCGAGGAGACCGTAGATTTGGAGTAAGCCGTCGTCGACATAATTCCTCTGATGGCTTTTTTAACAATGGACCTCTACGAACTACAGGAG ATTCCTGGCACCAGCCCTCCCTGTTCCGCCACGATTCTGTGGACTCTGGTGTCTCTAAGGGAACATATGCTGGAATCACAGGGAATCTATCTGGTTGGCATGGCTCCTCCCGAGGTCATGATGGCATGAGCCAGCGTAGTGGGGGTGGCACAGGGAACCATCGCCACTGGAATGGCAGCTTCCACTCCCGGAAAGGCTGTGCCTTTCAGGAGAAGCCACCTACAGagattagagaagaaaagaaagaagacaaggtGGAAAAATTACAATTCGAAGAGGAAGACTTT CCTTCTTTGAATCCAGAAGCTGGCAAACAGAATCAGCCATGCAGACCTATTGGGACCCCTTCTGGAGTGTGGG AAAACCCACCTAGTGCCAAGCAACCTTCCAAAATGCTAGTCATCAAAAAAGTTTCCAAAGAAGATCCTTCTGCTGCCTTCTCTGCTGCATTCACCTCACCAGGATCTCACCATGCAAATGGGAACAAATCGTCAACCATGGTTCCAAGTGTCTATAAGAACCTGGTTCCTAAGCCTGCACCACCACCTTCCAAG CCCAGTGCATGGAAAGCTAACAGAATGGAACACAAATCAGGATCCCTTTCCTCGAGCCGGGAGTCTGCTTTTACCAGTCCAATCTCTGTTACCAAACCAGTAGTACTGGCTGGTGGTGCAGTTTTAAGCTCTCCTAAAGAG AGTCCCTCCAGCACTACTCCTCCAATTGAGATCAGCTCCTCTCGCCTGACCAAGCTGACCCGCCGAACTACCGACAGGAAGAGTGAGTTCCTGAAGACTCTGAAGGATGACCGGAATGGAGACTTTTCAGAGAACAGAGACTGTGACAAGCTGGAGGAT TTGGAGGACAACAGCACACCAGAACCaaaggaaaatggagaggaaGGCTGTCATCAAAATGGTCTTAGTCTCCCTgtagaggaggaaggggaagtcCTCTCACATTCTCTGGAAGCAGAGCACAG CCCTTGTGCTCTGGAAAGAGCAACTGTGGAGATCCCTCATTTAATTCAAGCACCTAAGTTGCCATAA
- the GPBP1L1 gene encoding vasculin-like protein 1 isoform X2, which produces MAQHDFVPAWLNFSTPQSAKSPTATFEKHGEHLPRGDRRFGVSRRRHNSSDGFFNNGPLRTTGDSWHQPSLFRHDSVDSGVSKGTYAGITGNLSGWHGSSRGHDGMSQRSGGGTGNHRHWNGSFHSRKGCAFQEKPPTEIREEKKEDKVEKLQFEEEDFPSLNPEAGKQNQPCRPIGTPSGVWENPPSAKQPSKMLVIKKVSKEDPSAAFSAAFTSPGSHHANGNKSSTMVPSVYKNLVPKPAPPPSKPSAWKANRMEHKSGSLSSSRESAFTSPISVTKPVVLAGGAVLSSPKELEDNSTPEPKENGEEGCHQNGLSLPVEEEGEVLSHSLEAEHRLLKAMGWQEYPENDENCLPLTEDELREFHMKTEQLRRNGFGKNGFLQSRSSSLFSPWRSTCKAEFEDSDTETSSSETSDDDAWK; this is translated from the exons TCACCTACAGCCACCTTCGAAAAACACGGAGAACACCTACCCCGAGGAGACCGTAGATTTGGAGTAAGCCGTCGTCGACATAATTCCTCTGATGGCTTTTTTAACAATGGACCTCTACGAACTACAGGAG ATTCCTGGCACCAGCCCTCCCTGTTCCGCCACGATTCTGTGGACTCTGGTGTCTCTAAGGGAACATATGCTGGAATCACAGGGAATCTATCTGGTTGGCATGGCTCCTCCCGAGGTCATGATGGCATGAGCCAGCGTAGTGGGGGTGGCACAGGGAACCATCGCCACTGGAATGGCAGCTTCCACTCCCGGAAAGGCTGTGCCTTTCAGGAGAAGCCACCTACAGagattagagaagaaaagaaagaagacaaggtGGAAAAATTACAATTCGAAGAGGAAGACTTT CCTTCTTTGAATCCAGAAGCTGGCAAACAGAATCAGCCATGCAGACCTATTGGGACCCCTTCTGGAGTGTGGG AAAACCCACCTAGTGCCAAGCAACCTTCCAAAATGCTAGTCATCAAAAAAGTTTCCAAAGAAGATCCTTCTGCTGCCTTCTCTGCTGCATTCACCTCACCAGGATCTCACCATGCAAATGGGAACAAATCGTCAACCATGGTTCCAAGTGTCTATAAGAACCTGGTTCCTAAGCCTGCACCACCACCTTCCAAG CCCAGTGCATGGAAAGCTAACAGAATGGAACACAAATCAGGATCCCTTTCCTCGAGCCGGGAGTCTGCTTTTACCAGTCCAATCTCTGTTACCAAACCAGTAGTACTGGCTGGTGGTGCAGTTTTAAGCTCTCCTAAAGAG TTGGAGGACAACAGCACACCAGAACCaaaggaaaatggagaggaaGGCTGTCATCAAAATGGTCTTAGTCTCCCTgtagaggaggaaggggaagtcCTCTCACATTCTCTGGAAGCAGAGCACAG GTTATTGAAAGCAATGGGATGGCAAGAGTATCCTGAAAATGATGAGAATTGCCTCCCCCTCACAGAGGATGAGCTCAGAGAGTTCCACATGAAGACAGAGCAG CTGAGAAGAAATGGCTTTGGGAAGAATGGCTTTTTGCAGAGCCGCAGTTCCAGCCTGTTCTCCCCATGGAGAAGCACTTGTAAAGCAGAGTTTGAGGACTCAGACACGGAAACCAGTAGCAGTGAAACATCAGATGACGATGCCTGGAAGTAG
- the GPBP1L1 gene encoding vasculin-like protein 1 isoform X1 — protein sequence MAQHDFVPAWLNFSTPQSAKSPTATFEKHGEHLPRGDRRFGVSRRRHNSSDGFFNNGPLRTTGDSWHQPSLFRHDSVDSGVSKGTYAGITGNLSGWHGSSRGHDGMSQRSGGGTGNHRHWNGSFHSRKGCAFQEKPPTEIREEKKEDKVEKLQFEEEDFPSLNPEAGKQNQPCRPIGTPSGVWENPPSAKQPSKMLVIKKVSKEDPSAAFSAAFTSPGSHHANGNKSSTMVPSVYKNLVPKPAPPPSKPSAWKANRMEHKSGSLSSSRESAFTSPISVTKPVVLAGGAVLSSPKESPSSTTPPIEISSSRLTKLTRRTTDRKSEFLKTLKDDRNGDFSENRDCDKLEDLEDNSTPEPKENGEEGCHQNGLSLPVEEEGEVLSHSLEAEHRLLKAMGWQEYPENDENCLPLTEDELREFHMKTEQLRRNGFGKNGFLQSRSSSLFSPWRSTCKAEFEDSDTETSSSETSDDDAWK from the exons TCACCTACAGCCACCTTCGAAAAACACGGAGAACACCTACCCCGAGGAGACCGTAGATTTGGAGTAAGCCGTCGTCGACATAATTCCTCTGATGGCTTTTTTAACAATGGACCTCTACGAACTACAGGAG ATTCCTGGCACCAGCCCTCCCTGTTCCGCCACGATTCTGTGGACTCTGGTGTCTCTAAGGGAACATATGCTGGAATCACAGGGAATCTATCTGGTTGGCATGGCTCCTCCCGAGGTCATGATGGCATGAGCCAGCGTAGTGGGGGTGGCACAGGGAACCATCGCCACTGGAATGGCAGCTTCCACTCCCGGAAAGGCTGTGCCTTTCAGGAGAAGCCACCTACAGagattagagaagaaaagaaagaagacaaggtGGAAAAATTACAATTCGAAGAGGAAGACTTT CCTTCTTTGAATCCAGAAGCTGGCAAACAGAATCAGCCATGCAGACCTATTGGGACCCCTTCTGGAGTGTGGG AAAACCCACCTAGTGCCAAGCAACCTTCCAAAATGCTAGTCATCAAAAAAGTTTCCAAAGAAGATCCTTCTGCTGCCTTCTCTGCTGCATTCACCTCACCAGGATCTCACCATGCAAATGGGAACAAATCGTCAACCATGGTTCCAAGTGTCTATAAGAACCTGGTTCCTAAGCCTGCACCACCACCTTCCAAG CCCAGTGCATGGAAAGCTAACAGAATGGAACACAAATCAGGATCCCTTTCCTCGAGCCGGGAGTCTGCTTTTACCAGTCCAATCTCTGTTACCAAACCAGTAGTACTGGCTGGTGGTGCAGTTTTAAGCTCTCCTAAAGAG AGTCCCTCCAGCACTACTCCTCCAATTGAGATCAGCTCCTCTCGCCTGACCAAGCTGACCCGCCGAACTACCGACAGGAAGAGTGAGTTCCTGAAGACTCTGAAGGATGACCGGAATGGAGACTTTTCAGAGAACAGAGACTGTGACAAGCTGGAGGAT TTGGAGGACAACAGCACACCAGAACCaaaggaaaatggagaggaaGGCTGTCATCAAAATGGTCTTAGTCTCCCTgtagaggaggaaggggaagtcCTCTCACATTCTCTGGAAGCAGAGCACAG GTTATTGAAAGCAATGGGATGGCAAGAGTATCCTGAAAATGATGAGAATTGCCTCCCCCTCACAGAGGATGAGCTCAGAGAGTTCCACATGAAGACAGAGCAG CTGAGAAGAAATGGCTTTGGGAAGAATGGCTTTTTGCAGAGCCGCAGTTCCAGCCTGTTCTCCCCATGGAGAAGCACTTGTAAAGCAGAGTTTGAGGACTCAGACACGGAAACCAGTAGCAGTGAAACATCAGATGACGATGCCTGGAAGTAG